In the genome of Paenibacillus pabuli, the window AAGCATTTTGCTCATCATGTTGTTCCTGATGCACGAAGAGTGGGTCTGTCTGGAGCCTGGAGCGGCAAAACGGTAGCTTTCCGCAACCCGGACAATAGTCTCGTCATTGTCATCAACAATCCGTTCAAGGACAGCCGTGACCTGAACCTGGCATATGAAGGACAGACACTCCAGTTCAAGCTGGAGGCTGATTCCTTCAACAGTATTGTCATTTCTCAATCCTAGACAGGACATGATGAGAAAGAAATAGCGCACTGCTCCGCTACCTAATCTGCGGAACAGGCGCTATTTTTGGGGATACAAATGATAACAGATGAGAGTGATTATAACAGCTTACGGATTGTTCGCAAGGTAGTTTCTCAACCATTGGAGCGCTGGACGCTCTGTTCCGTTGCTATTCACCAAGTGAGAACCAGATACCCAGGTTTGATTCTGGTTGTAGCCCCACAGGGTTACACCTTTAACAGCGGAATGCTGCCATAGTACAGGGAATTTCTGTTGATAACGTTGTAATTGGGTATTGTCATCGCCCGTCATGTCCAGCTCAGACACATAAACCGGCAGACCGGTCGCGGCCAGCTTATTCAATACCGTATTCATTGTGCTTACGGAAACGTTATCCATGTTAAAGTAATGGGCCTGAATACCAATGCCATCAACCAGACCTCTGCTTTTCAGAATATTGATAATCTGTATATATTGATCCGCTTTAGCCGGATCACCGATGATGCCGTATTCGTTGATCAGCAACTTGGCGTTGGGAAAGGCTTGTCTCGCTTGTTGGAAAGACCAGATGACCCAATCCCAGCCGGTTGCTCCATCTCCACCGATCGCATTGCGGTATGAAGGCTTGGCATGCAGCGGTTCATTGACCACATCCACGAATGCTGCTTTGGGATAACGTTGGCCTGCCGCCTGAATCCACTGTGTGACCTCAGCTTTCTGATCAGCAGCCGAAAGACTATTTATCCATCCAGGCTGCTGATTTCCCCACACCAACGTATGGAACTTGAAAGGAAATCCATTATTGACGGCATGATTATATGCCATGTCTGCCTGAGACCAGTTCATGACGTTGCGTGTACCCTCAACCGCATCCCATTTGGTTGAATTCTCAGGAGTCACCTGATTCCAGTAGGGATTAAAATTGGAAGGTACACTGCTTGCGATGATATTTCCTAGAAATTTGCTGCCTTTTGCCAGACCGGCACTCACACTACCAACGGCTACTGATGCAGCAAGTACACCCACTAAAGCGAGCGAACTCACCGTTTTGAACCATTTGGACTTGGACTTAAACATGATCTTCCTCCTTTAAATGTATAGTACGCAATGCGAAGTAAGCGCTTGCAATTTCATCTTACTGGATAAATTTGTAATTATCCATGTAAAAAGTATAGCTTGTCCCTCAAAAAGTATAGATGTTGGGCACTAGCATGATATGACCTAACCAAAGGCAATACACTTTATTATATTTACAAATCTATAAATATAGATATAATGTAATTCTGAGAACTTATTATATCGGCCATAATTTCACAGAAAGGCAAGGAGGTATTTTTCGGCTTATTATATCTATTTTTCTGTATATATAAATTAATTTGGAGGTCTACACTTTAACATGAAATCGAAATCACAACAGGTTAACCCGCTGCTCATCATCATTCTGGCGCTGGGTGTATTCGCCATCATCACTACAGAAATAGGCATTATTGGAGTGCTGCCCCTGATCACGCAGAAATTCAACATCACCGCTGCACAGGCTGGATGGCTGGTAAGTATTTTCGCTCTCGTCGTTGCTGTGTCAGGCCCTTTCCTGACTTTGCTCGTATCTGGAATCAATCGTAAAGTCATATTGTTGACTGCTGTTCTGTTGTTTGCCATCTCGAATGTAGTCTATGCCTACACAACCCGCTTCGACATGATGTTCATTTTCCGGATTATCCCGGCCATCTTTCATCCGGTCTTCTTCTCCGTCGCTCTCGTCACGGGTGCCAAGCTGGTCCCACCGGAGAAAAGCAGTCAGGCGGTTGCCAAAGTGTTTACCGGGGTCACCGCTGGCTTTGCATTTGGCGTGCCCCTGACTTCCTACCTTGCGGAAAACTTCTCGCTGGAGGCTGCGTTTTGGTTCGGAGCGGTTGTCAGTATCGTTGCTTTCATCGGTATATGGATTTGGCTGCCCTCGATGCCTGTGCAAGAGAAGATGTCTTATGGGAAACAGATTGGCATTCTTCGTAAACCTGCGCTGTGGTTAAATATTTCCACTGTCATTCTTATTTTTGCAGCAATGTTCTCCGTATACAGTTATTTCGCCGAATACCTTGGGCAAGTTACCCGTATGGGCGGTTCGTGGATTAGCGTGATGCTCTTGGCCTTTGGTGTGATTATGATTGCCGGAAATTTGGTATTTGGACAGCTTCTGCATCGGAATATTCCAAGGACCGTTCTTCTCTTCCCGGTACTGTACATGGCCGCTTATTTACTCGTTTTCTATGCAGGCTCCTATTTCATTCCGATGATGATCATGGTATTCGTCTGGGGTGCGATTCACTCTGGCGGTCTGATTGTCAGCCAAACTTGGCTTACGACGGAATCTCAGGAAGCACCGGAATTCGGAAATAGCCTCTTTGTCTCTTTCTCTAATCTGGGAATTACTCTCGGTACCTCCATTGGCGGCTGGTTCATTGCCCAACTTGGAATCCATCAGGTCATCTGGAGCGGAATCATCTTTGGTTTGCTAGCTCTGGTATCCATCGTTGTCAAAATAAAATTTTTCACATCCCGTAGTCGCAGTTCAATTGAGACCGTATAAGCGGTCTTTTTTATTTGTCATTTTGTGGTTTACATTTACCAAATGTTTATCTAGTATTAACTCCAATGACACATATCTTTACATAACACTAGATAACAAGGGAGATTACAACATGCGCAAATTTTCATTGAAACGTTACGCCGGATGGCCCTTATCATTCCTCTTATGTGCCTCCACCCTCTTCGCACCCTTCGCTTCCACGCCAGCTCAGGCTGCTGAAGCAGACAAGGAAACCAAGATTACGTTGCTGGGAACATCGGATATTCATGGCCGATTTATGCCGTGGGACTATGCTCTGGACGGTCCGAATCCAACAGGAAGCATGACTCAGCTGTACACGATTGTAAAAAAAGTACGTGCTGAGAATCCAAATACGATTCTGCTGGATGCAGGCGACATGATTCAGGACAATTCGGCTGAACTGTTCAACGATCAACCCCAATCTCCCATGATGGTCGCAATGAACGAAATGAAATATGACGCATGGGTCATGGGAAATCATGAATTTAACTTTGGATTGGATGTATTAGAGAAGATTTCCTCACAGTTCAAGGGACAACCCTTGGTAGGTAACATTTTCAAAGAAAACGGCGACCGCTACATGCCTGCCTATACGATCATTGAGAAAGACGGCATCAAGGTTGGCGTCATCGGAATGAACACACCTATGATTACCGAGTTCGAGAAAGGTACGGATCACCTGGACGGCATCATTGTCAAAGACCCGGTGGAAGAGACGAAAAAGGCCATCGCCGAGCTGAAAGGCAAAGTCGACGTCATGGTTGGACTCATGCATATGGGACTGGACAACGAGAACGGGAACCCGGGCACCGGGGTTACGGATATCGCCAATGCCAACCCGGAGCTGGCTGCCATTTTTGCCGGACACATGCATACGCTGATTGAATCCCAAACGGTTAACGGTGTATTGATCTCCGAGCCGAACAAATACGGTTCACACATTTCACGGATTGACCTGACGTTTGCCAAAGAAGGCGACAAGGTTGTACTGAAAAGCAAGGAAGCTCAAGCACTCGCTGTAAAAGCAGCGGATGGCTCTTATGAAGTGTCCGATCCCGGACTGGAAGATACTCTGCATCCGTTTCACGAATTCGCTCGTGCCGATGCCAACATTGAAGTAGCCGAACTAAAAGGAACCAACCTGGTACCAGCGGATGAGATCAAAGGTATTCCTGCTGTGCAGATTCAAGAGACACCACTCTCCGATTTCTTCACGGAAGTCATGCTGCATTATAGCGATGCCGACGTAGTCGCGCACCAGATCGATAACGATAAGGCCAAGCTGGATGTCGGACCGATCAAGAAAAAGGATATTGCGTTTAACTACCAATATACCTTTGGTGAAGTAACGGTATATGAAGTGACCGGACGTGATCTGAAGGATTACATGGAATGGTCTGCGGGTTATTTTAACTCCACACGTCCTGGTGATGTGACGATCAGCTTTGATCCAAAACGACGTGCTTCCAAATACAGCACCGACGATTTCTTCGGCGGAGTGACGTATGAGATTGACCTGACCAAGCCTTACGGCAGTCGGATTACGAACCTCAAATACAGCAATGGCAAAGTGGTTAAAGAAGACGATACACTCAAGCTCGGCATGAATGCCTACCGGATGGAAGCCCTGATTGCCAAAGGTGGAGCGCTGGAAGGACGTAAGTTCAAGCAGTTGTGGTCCTCCAAGGATGCTTCGGCATTTGGCGAGATTCAAGGTACGATCCGTAATCTGTCCATTGCTTATCTGAAAGACGTCATGAAAGGAGTCTACGAACCGAAAATCCAGCACAACTGGAAAATC includes:
- a CDS encoding endo-1,4-beta-xylanase, translating into MFKSKSKWFKTVSSLALVGVLAASVAVGSVSAGLAKGSKFLGNIIASSVPSNFNPYWNQVTPENSTKWDAVEGTRNVMNWSQADMAYNHAVNNGFPFKFHTLVWGNQQPGWINSLSAADQKAEVTQWIQAAGQRYPKAAFVDVVNEPLHAKPSYRNAIGGDGATGWDWVIWSFQQARQAFPNAKLLINEYGIIGDPAKADQYIQIINILKSRGLVDGIGIQAHYFNMDNVSVSTMNTVLNKLAATGLPVYVSELDMTGDDNTQLQRYQQKFPVLWQHSAVKGVTLWGYNQNQTWVSGSHLVNSNGTERPALQWLRNYLANNP
- a CDS encoding MFS transporter, which gives rise to MKSKSQQVNPLLIIILALGVFAIITTEIGIIGVLPLITQKFNITAAQAGWLVSIFALVVAVSGPFLTLLVSGINRKVILLTAVLLFAISNVVYAYTTRFDMMFIFRIIPAIFHPVFFSVALVTGAKLVPPEKSSQAVAKVFTGVTAGFAFGVPLTSYLAENFSLEAAFWFGAVVSIVAFIGIWIWLPSMPVQEKMSYGKQIGILRKPALWLNISTVILIFAAMFSVYSYFAEYLGQVTRMGGSWISVMLLAFGVIMIAGNLVFGQLLHRNIPRTVLLFPVLYMAAYLLVFYAGSYFIPMMIMVFVWGAIHSGGLIVSQTWLTTESQEAPEFGNSLFVSFSNLGITLGTSIGGWFIAQLGIHQVIWSGIIFGLLALVSIVVKIKFFTSRSRSSIETV
- a CDS encoding 5'-nucleotidase C-terminal domain-containing protein is translated as MRKFSLKRYAGWPLSFLLCASTLFAPFASTPAQAAEADKETKITLLGTSDIHGRFMPWDYALDGPNPTGSMTQLYTIVKKVRAENPNTILLDAGDMIQDNSAELFNDQPQSPMMVAMNEMKYDAWVMGNHEFNFGLDVLEKISSQFKGQPLVGNIFKENGDRYMPAYTIIEKDGIKVGVIGMNTPMITEFEKGTDHLDGIIVKDPVEETKKAIAELKGKVDVMVGLMHMGLDNENGNPGTGVTDIANANPELAAIFAGHMHTLIESQTVNGVLISEPNKYGSHISRIDLTFAKEGDKVVLKSKEAQALAVKAADGSYEVSDPGLEDTLHPFHEFARADANIEVAELKGTNLVPADEIKGIPAVQIQETPLSDFFTEVMLHYSDADVVAHQIDNDKAKLDVGPIKKKDIAFNYQYTFGEVTVYEVTGRDLKDYMEWSAGYFNSTRPGDVTISFDPKRRASKYSTDDFFGGVTYEIDLTKPYGSRITNLKYSNGKVVKEDDTLKLGMNAYRMEALIAKGGALEGRKFKQLWSSKDASAFGEIQGTIRNLSIAYLKDVMKGVYEPKIQHNWKITGVDLTAPARADVVELINDGIMSVPTTEDGKYTNIASINILDAVTEEEMTALAAKANVSIAKFSGVKTKGEFYQELNKARKASTGIGEEETTTPEKPTTPTVPKPDTSKPGKPSTSPSTSKPGTVVKGKQAKVTATYLNVRSSASSNSKVVTAVPKGTVLEVISTDKYGWVKVKLDGRAAYVYGKYVTMLK